In Phyllostomus discolor isolate MPI-MPIP mPhyDis1 chromosome 3, mPhyDis1.pri.v3, whole genome shotgun sequence, a single genomic region encodes these proteins:
- the MACIR gene encoding macrophage immunometabolism regulator — MEVDVNGESRSTLSTLPLPMAEASSPGKAEAEKPRCSSTPCSPMRRTVSGYQILHMDSNYLVGFTTGEELLKLAQKCTGGEEGKGEAMPSLRSKQLDAGLARSSRLYKTRSRYYQPYEIPAVNGRRRRRMPSSGDKCTKSLPYEPYKALHGPLPLCLLKGKRAHSKSLDYLNLDKMNIKEPADTEVLQYQLQHLTLRGDRVFARNNT, encoded by the coding sequence ATGGAAGTAGATGTTAATGGAGAGTCCAGAAGTACCCTGAGCACCCTGCCCTTGCCCATGGCCGAGGCGAGCTCCCCgggaaaggcagaggcagagaagcCCCGCTGCTCCAGCACACCATGCTCACCGATGCGCCGGACTGTGTCAGGCTACCAGATCCTCCACATGGACTCTAACTATTTGGTGGGCTTCACCACTGGTGAGGAACTCCTGAAGTTAGCCCAGAAGTGCACAGGAGGTGAAGAGGGTAAGGGAGAAGCCATGCCTTCCTTGCGCTCCAAACAGCTGGATGCAGGACTTGCGCGTTCCTCTCGTTTGTATAAAACCAGAAGTAGGTACTACCAGCCATACGAGATTCCAGCTGTCAACGGCAGGAGGCGAAGGCGGATGCCCAGCTCAGGAGACAAGTGCACTAAATCTTTACCTTATGAACCTTATAAGGCCCTCCATGGGCCTCTGCCTCTTTGTCTTCTTAAAGGTAAGAGGGCTCACTCCAAATCTCTGGACTACCTCAACCTAGATAAAATGAACATCAAGGAGCCAGCTGACACAGAAGTGCTACAGTACCAGCTTCAACACCTAACCCTCCGGGGGGACCGTGTGTTTGCCAGGAATAATACATGA